The genomic region TGGCAGGCCCCTACCGTGCGGCAGGGGTGATCGTCCATCCATCATGTATTATACAATTTTTTTTGACTATTAGAATAGTAAAGTTAAATTTTTGACGTTTTATATATAAATGACTGATTTTATTGACATAATTCTACCGATACCGCTCAATAAAGCGCTCACTTATCATAGCTCAAACCCGCTACAAACAGGGCTAAGAGTACTCACTCCTTTAGGCACAAAAAAGGCTGTTGGCTTTGTGTTTAAAAGCCATGCAAACCCCGAAAAAACTAAAACCAAGGGCATTTATCAGGTACTCGACAAAACTCCTTTGCTCACCCCTGCTTATTTAGAATGGCTCTTGTGGGCTTCTCAATATTACATGGCGCCACTGGGCGAAGTATTGGCCGCCGCCATCCCATCACCACTTTTTGAAGCTGTCAGCGACGAAAAAATACGCACCAGAAAATCACGCGCGCAATCGCAAACCGTTTTAGATACACCTCATCAAACCGTTACTTTAAACCCCGAACAAAAAGGCGCTTTGGATTTGCTTATTCAAGATTCCAATACAGGCCAGTACTCAGCTCATCTTCTCCATGGCATCACCGGCTCGGGAAAAACCGAGGTGTACATTGAACTTGCCAAACATATTTTAAAAAGCGGCAAACAGGTGATGGTGCTGGTTCCCGAAATTGGTCTCACCCCTCAAGCGTTGGCTCGTTTTCAAAAACATTTTGGAAATGAAATGGGGGTTTTTCATAGTAATCTCACGCAAAACCAGCGTCTGTTAGAGTGGCTTAAATGTGAATCGGGCGAAAATAAAATGATCATTGGCACACGCTCGGCTCTCTTTGCTCCCTTTAAAAATTTAGGCGCTATCATCATCGACGAAGAACACGATAGCTCGTACAAGCAGGAAGAACGCTTCCGCTACCATGCCCGCGATTTAGCCATGGTACGCGCCAAGATGGAAAAGGCAATTGTTCTGTTAGGATCTGCCACTCCCTCACTGGAAAGCATGGCCAATGTAGAAAAAGGAAAACTCAAAATACACACTCTCACCACGCGCGCCACCGGACAAAAAATGCCCGAGGTTTTAGTAGTGAACATGGCCGCTCAAAAGCGGCAAACCACTTCACCACTTGATCTATCTGTAGAACTGATAAAGGCCATTGAATATAAATTAAAGCAAGGCGAGCAAGTGATGATTTTGCAAAACAAACGCGGTTATGCCAGCGCTATCTTTTGCACCGCCTGCGAAAAAGCGCTCACCTGCCCACATTGCAGTGTGCCGTATACCTATCACAAGCATGGCAGCTATATGCTGTGTCATTATTGCGATCATAAAGAAAAACGCCCCGATAAATGCACACTCTGCGGCGAGCCCAAAATCACCATGCTAGGGACCGGCATTCAAACCATTGAAGAACAGGTAAAAGTATTTTTTCCAAAAGCGCGCGTGGCCAGACTCGATCGCGACAGCACCAAAAAGAAAAATGCCATGGCGGATATTTTGCAACAATTGGCCGATAGAAAAATTGATATCTTGTTAGGCACGCAAATGATTGCCAAAGGGCATGATTTTCACGGTGTCACCCTCGTTGGCATTGTGGGCGTTGATTTGGCGTTATCACTGCCCGATTTTAGAAGTGCCGAACGCACCTTTCAGCTCATCACCCAAGTTTCAGGACGCGCCGGCCGCGGCGATAAACCCGGGCATGTCATCATTCAAAGCTATGGCCCGCATCATTACAGCATCGATTGCGCCTCACAGAATGACTATGCGCGTTTTGTTAAAACCGAAACCGATTTTAGACGCGAATGGGGCTATCCGCCCTACGGCCGTATGATCGCGATAAAACTATCCAGCCCGCAGCAAAATATTCTCTCCAGCTTTTGCAGCGATTTAGAGCGTAAGTTAGAAAAACAAAAATTCCCCGTCAGCGTCTTGGGCCCCGCCCCACAAGCCATTGAAAAGATACGCAATCAATACCGCTGGCATCTTTTAATAAAAGGCACTAAAGAAGGACCCGTTCATCAGGTGTGCCGGCAAATTTTGGATATGATTGGCAAACCCTCTAAAATTAGGGTGAGCGTTGATGTGGACCCGATGAGTATGATATAGTATTTAAAGAAATTATGTCGTTATTAAATGTACTCAAATACCCCGATAAGCGGCTTAAAAATAAATCAAAGCCCGTTATTGAAGTCAATAAAACCATCCGCGAATTGGCCGAGAGCATGATGGAAACCATGTACGTGGAAAACGGCATTGGTTTAGCCGCACCGCAAATTGGCGAGAACATACGGCTGATTGTGGTGGATGTCCCTATTCAAGATAAAATCAATGAAGAAAAATATCATCCTGATCCCGTCGCTTTAATTAATCCGGAAATTATTACCGGTGATGGAAAAATTCAGTACGAAGAAGGTTGCTTGTCATGCCCTGAACTTATCGTGCTGGTCGACCGCCAGAAAAATATTGTGGTGAAATATTTGGATTTAGAAGGCCGCCCGCAGGAACTCAAGGCCACCGATTTAAAAGCCGTGTGCATTCAACATGAAATTGATCACTTAAATGGAACCTTGTTGGCCGACCGTTTAAGTAGTGTTGACAGAGACTTGTACAAAACCAAACGCATCCGCATTGCGAAGGATGAAAAAGATTTGGAAAAAGTTCTTTGATCGTGCGATCGTACGTTCGTGCTTTCGTGCGATCGATTAAAAACACAAAAATATAATTCTTCGTACGAACGCACGAACGTACGAATCATCGAACGCACGAATGACCCTTTCTAACAAACCAACCATCCTCTTTATGGGCACGCCGGCTTTTGCGCTGGAATCTTTAAAAGCCCTCCACCTTGGTGGTTACCCTCTTGTAGGCGTAGTCACTCAGCCCGATACAGTGGCTGGACGTGGCTTAAAAGAAACAAGCTGCGCGTGTGCTGTGTACGCCCGCGAGAACAAGCTGCGCTTGTTTCAGCCACCTTCTATTAAAGACACTAAAACTATCGAAGAGTTAAAAGAACTAGCTCCTGACTTTATTGTAGTAGCAGCCTACGGCCAATTTTTACCGGATACTATTTTACAAATCCCTAAAATAGATATCGTCAATGTTCACGGCTCTCTCTTGCCTGCCTATCGTGGCGCGGCTCCCATTCAATATGCGCTACTTAATGGAGATACAACAACCGGGGTGTCCATCATGCGGGTGATTAAAAAAATGGATGCAGGCCCAGTGTATTCTCAAGCCACGTTGCCCATTGAAATAACCGATACCAGCGAAGGCCTTATGGCCAAAGCCGCCACGGTGGGGGCCGATCTTTTGACTAAAACTATTCCGCAAATAATTGATGGATTAAAACCCGTAGAGCAAGATGAAAGCAAGGTAAGCTTTTCGCCCAGCATTAAAAAAGCGGAGGGAAAAATTGATTGGACTAAAACATCCCATGAATTGGATTGCCTGGTACGAGCTTTTTACCCCTGGCCTATTGCCCACACAAGCATTCAGGGGAAAATTCTCAAAGTTTTTGAAGCAAGTCCCGTCCAAAACAATGCTTCAGGAGTAGCCGGAACTTTGGTATCCTTGGAATCTGACGGCATTGTGTTAAAAACAAACGCCGGTTGCCTTCTCTTAAAAACCGTGCAATTAGAAGGCAAAAAGAAAATGAATGCTGCCGAATGTGCCCGCGGTTTACGCTTAAATCCGGGTGACAAATTTGAATAGACTTACTCTTAGCGTCCCCCTTTGTAAGGGGGACTACAGGGGGTAGCCAAAAGTGGGCTACCTCCCCTAGCCCCTCCTTACAAAGGAGGGGAAAAAAGAATATATGACAAAACTCATTGCCCCTTCCATTTTATCAGCCGACTTTTCCTGCTTAGGCGAAGAAATTAAAGCCGTTGAAGCCGCCGGCGCCGACTGGATTCACGTCGATGTGATGGACGGCCACTTTGTACCCAATATCACCATTGGGCCCCTCATTGTAGAAGCCGTTAAAAAAGTGACCAAGCTGCCCATTGATGTGCACTTGATGATTGAAAACCCCGAACGTTATGTGGCCGACTTCATTAAAGCCGGCGCTACGCATGTGTCGGTACATGTTGAACAAGGCTATCATTTAGACCGCACCCTTAATTTAATCCGCGAATTGGACGCTAAACCCGGCATAGTTTTAAACCCGGCCACCTCTCTTTTATCGCTCGATAATTTATTGGGCATGGTGGACTATGTGTTATTGATGACGGTTAATCCGGGGTTTGGCGGGCAAAAGTTTATTGGCTACTGCAAAGATAAAATTCGTGATCTGCGGGCGCTCATTGATAAATCGGGCAAAAAGATTCTGCTCGAAATTGATGGCGGTGTAAAAGTAGATAACATTGGTGAACTCGCCAAATTAGGTGCCGATGTATTTGTAGCCGGCTCAGCCATTTATGGCAGCGGCAATTATAAAAAGACTATTGATGAGATGAAGAAAGCCATCAGCTAATGTCTATCGAGAAAAAAATCAGAAAAGCTGTTTTAGACGCTCCCGCCTATCACTTAAAAACCGAAGAAGGCATTAAGCTTAATCAAAACGAATCGCCGTGGGATATTCCTGTTCATCTTAAAACCGAAATTATCGAAAAACTGCTGCAAACCCCTTGGAACCGCTACCCGCTAGGCGATATTGTGCCGCTTAAGAAAAAACTCGCGAAACTCTTAAACCTCTGGCCCGATAATCTGGTGTTTGCCAATGGATCCAATGTGCTCATCCAAGCCATCATCATGGCCTGTGCCGTAAACGATAAAATCATGGTGCTCGACCCCACGTTTTCGGTGTACGAGCTGCAAGGTCAGCTCTTGGGCAACACCATTATTAAATACCCCTTGGACGAAAATTTTGAATTTGACCGCGATGCCTTGATTGCCACTGTAAAAAAGCAAAAACCAAAAGTCCTTTTTATTGCTAACCCCAATGCACCCACGGGAAATTTATATAACCTTAATATGATGCGGGCCATTGTAGAAGAATGCCCGTGCCTTGTTGTGGTAGACGAAGCTTACTACCCCTTTTCGGGAACAACCGTGATTAATTGGGTGCGTCAATACGATAACCTGATTGTGCTTCGCACATTCTCTAAAGCTTTTGCCATGGGGGGCGTCCGTTTTGGTTATTTGGCGGCCGATGCGGATATTGCCACCCAAATTGAAAAGTGCCTGCTGCCTTTTTGTATCAGTAAACTGACAGCGGCCTGCGTGGATACCGTTTTAGACCACCCCGAATATGTAGAAAACTACACCAGCGACATCTGCAAAGAGCGCGACCGTGTGGTGGAAGAAATGAAAAATATTCCAGGCATTACTGTTTACCCCACCAAGGCTAACTTCGTGCTTTTTAAATGCGAAGACTCGCAAACTGTATTTAGAAGAGTGCTGAATGAGGGTGTTATTTTAAGAGATGTGAGCAACCCCACCACGCTAGCCAAAACCCTACGGGTATCCATTGGCACCAAAGAAGAAAACAACGCCTTCCTGAGTGCTTTAAAAAAGGCAATATAAACATTTGGAAGATAACAGGTCTTTTGTTACCATATACCTTCATCTTGAGGGGGAATTATGTCGACAATTACAATTACCGAGTTTTTGGGCGACGGCATTGGGCCTGAGCTCTCCAAATCTATCCACGATTTTGCAGCCATTTTACCCATTAAATTTGAGTTTGAACCGGTAGATTTAACCTTTGAAAACCGGCAAAAAATGGGCGCTAAAGTTTACGAAGACGCCGAGAAATCGTTCAATAAAACGAAGCTCGCTTTTAAATACCCCACAGTCACCAAGGGAGAAAGCCCCAACGCTAAATTGCGCAACCTATTTGATTTTTCCGTCATTCACCGCCCGGTTATTTCCATTCCCGGTATTAATTCCAATTTTAAAGAAAACGTCGAAGTGCATATTATCCGCGTGGCTACCGGTGGCACTTACGAGCACGGTGGTGAGATGGTAAGCCCGGATGTAGCCGTGTCGCTCCGCGTGGTAGACCGTAAACCCTGTTTGCAAGCGGCCGAATTTGCCTTTGGTTTAGGGCAAAAAATAGGCAAAGGAGTCACCTCGGCCTCTAAATATACCATTCAAAAAGTAACCGATGGACTTTTTGAAGATGCGGTTAATGCCATTGCAAAAAAATATCCCGAAGTAAAACATGATGTAGAACTCTTTGATGCCTTACTGGCCAAAATGATTATTAAACCGCAAAATTACCATGTAATTGTGTGTCTTAATGAATATGGCGATTTCTTGAGCGATATGGCTTGCGGTTTAGTAGGCAGCTTAGGAATAGGCGCTTCGGCCAATTATGCTTTTGATGCAAACAACAAAGTAACGATGGCCATGTTCGACCCGGCCGGCGGCACAGCTCCGGATATTGCAGGCCAGAACAAGGTGAATCCAGCGGCGGCCCTCTTAGCTTTTGGAATGCTCCTCAACCATATTGATCGCTACGATTTAGGACACAGCCTTAGGCTCGCTCTACGCAGCCTCATTGCCGAAAAACAATGCACGGTGGATTTGGGTGGAAAATTATCGTGTACTGATTTTACGAGCGTGTTGATTAAGAAGTTTGGGGAAGAGTTTGAGAAGTATTCTAAAGAGAAGAAGTAACCCCCTCCCTTCCTCCCCCTTAATCTAAGTGGGAGGGGCTAAGAAAGTTCCCTCACTTAGATTAAGGGAGGGACAGGGTGGGTTACTCTTATGAATCCCAAGGTACATCCTTAACCCCTTCTTTAAAATTCACAAAGCGCGCCAGCACAAATAAAAAATCACTCAAGCGATTGATGTATTTAATAAACACAGCATCAATTTCTTCACTCTCCGATAAACCAATAATATTGCGTTCGGCCCGGCGGCATACCGTACGCGCCATGTGAAGAAAGCTCGATCCATGCGACCCGCCCGGTAAAATAAACGCCTTAAGGGGTTCCATTTTTTCTTCCATGGCATCAATTTCTTTTTCTAAAAATGTAATTTTAGTATCGGTAAAATCGGATTTTTCCTTTTGCTTTTTATGCTTGGGGTTAGCCATATTGGCCCCAAAAGCAAATAAATCGCGCTGGATAGAATAGAGAAGCGAAAGAGTTTTTTCGTCTTTAATAAACGAAGCGGCCACACCCAAAACCGAGTTCAGCTCATCCACATCCCCATAAGCATCCACTCGGGGGTTATCTTTTTTAACACGAGTTCCATCAAACAAAGAGGTTGTACCGTCGTCACCGGTTTTGGTATAGATTTTTGTCATAATAGAAACATAAAGGATTTTTCATGCTTTTTGTCAAAACATTTCCAGTAGGCGCTTTTCAATGCAACTGCACCATTTTGGGAGATCCCGAAACGGGTGATGCCATTGTGGTGGATCCGGGCGATGAAGGCGAACGCATTGTAAAAGAAATTAACGCCAAAGGATTTAAAGTAAAATACATCGTCCACACACACGCGCATCTCGATCACATTGGAGCAACAAGCTTTGTTAAACAAAAATCCGGCGGAACCATTGGCCTGCATAAAGATGATCTCTTCCTATACGAAAACATGGAAATGCAGGGGCAAATGTTGGGCTTACATGTAGATAAAAACGTAAAACCCATCGATCACTTTTTAACCCAGGGTGATATTTTGGATTGGGGAAAAAATCAAAAAATAGAAGTGTTGCACACCCCCGGCCACACACCGGGTTCGCTCTGTTTTTTGGCCAAAGGTTTTAATAACGGACAAGATCTTTTATTTGCCGGTGACACTTTGTTTATGGGTTCCATCGGCCGGACAGATTTATGGGGCGGCGATTACGGGCAGATTATTGATTCGATTAAGACTAAGCTTGTGACACTGGATGAAACTATCACGGTGGTATGTGGCCATGGTCCTAATACGACTGTGGGGAGGGAGAAAAAAGTGAATCCGTTTATCCAGTAATTACTCGAACCAATCCTCCAAAAGAAGCTCGGCAATATTTTTAAAATGTTTCTGATTATGAGTAACGAGCGTATAGCCATGTGAAATGGCAATAGAAGCAATCTCTAAGTCCATATCATCAATGGGCATGCCTTGGCTATTAAGAGTAGCCTTCAACCTACCATATATTTTAGCCGTACTTTTGGTGAAATTAAGAATCTGTAGTTTCTCGATATTTTTTTGAATGGCAAAGGAGTTTTCAGAAACTTTCTTGGACTTAAATGCCCCATAATATAATTCGGCAACTGTAATGGCCGACAAAAAAATATTTTCTTCCCCAATTTCTTTTATTTTTGAAAAAATATTTTTATTACCCTGAGTGAGATAAATATAGGTATCGGTATCGAGAATGTGCGACATACTTATTTAAAACGCGAACTATTTTGACGTGAAGAATAAATGGTGTTCATCATATCATCTGCTTCTTTTGGGGATAAAATTCCAAATACATCATCAAACACACCCGTTTTTTCCTTCTGTAATAATTCTTTTTCGAGAATAGATTGAATAATTCCCGAACGCGAAACCTTTGTTTTTTTGGCTTCTCGATCAATCCTTTTGACAATCACATCATTTAAATAAACCGATATATTCATGATTTATAATGGTATATTTGTATAATATAATTGTCAATATCTAATATATTACAAATTACTTAATAATATCAATCCCATCCATAAAAGGCACCAAAGCATCGGGGATTTTTACCGTACCATCGGCAGGATGGATTTATGGGGCGGTGATTACGGGCAGATTATTGATTCGATTAAGACTAAGCTTGTGACACTGGATGAAACTACCACGGTGGTATGTGGCCATGGGCCTAATACCACCGTAGGACGCGAGAAAAAAGCTAATCCGTTTATTCAGTAAATAAAAATTAAATTAGTTATCCTTTAATTAATATCTATTTTCACACACTTGACGCCTAGCCGCTTCAACCCTACTCACATCACCTTCTTCATATAGTACTCGCAAAGCAGCCTGACTTTCTGTTTCACCCGGCTTAACACTAAAATCTACACTTGGAAGTGCAGCAGAACACGCCGCTTCTTTTTTCTTAGGCTTCCTATCGAGAGCATCTAATGCGGAGCGTTGAGCAGAATAATTCCGCCCCCTCTCTTTCCAATTTTTTGCAACGCTTTCATATGCTCTGCGAGTAGTTTCATCAGTAGAGGCCAAAGCTTGAGCCTTAGCTCTATCCGCCCCATCCTGATAGCATGCAGCCGCATCAGACAGGTCGGCCCTATAATCTTGGGGATTGGTAATTGTTTCACAATCTGTAGGAAGAACCGATCGCATTTCCGCAGGCAATGCTGGCTGGATATGTTGGAACGCTATCCGGAGTTGTAATATCACTCATTTTAACTTGTTGTGGCGCTACTGCAAAGCCCATAAAAACCTCCTATAAATTTTATTCTAAATATGCCCAAATACAATCCGCACTGTGAAGTACGTACAATTTATTTATCGGTTATTTATTATACAAAGTTGCGTACTTTTATAGGGTAAAAGGGGAAAGGGGAAAATATGAATCATATTAAATACTTATAAAAAGATTAATAATGCATTGATACCCGATTAAACCGAACCAATAACCGTCACGCCATCCATAAAAGGCACCAAAGCCTCGGGGACTTTTACCGTACCATCAGCCTGCTGATAATTTTCTAAAATAGCCACCAGCGTACGGCCAACGGCTAAACCAGAACCATTAAGGGTATGCACCAGTTTGTTTTTTCCGTCTTTATCTTTAAAACGGGTTTTTAAGCGACGGGCCTGGAAGTCTACAAAGTTAGAACAAGAAGAGATTTCGCGGTAGGCGTTCTGACCCGGGAGCCATACTTCTAAATCATAAGTTTTGGCCGAACCAAAACCCATATCGCCTGTACACAAAACCATGCGGCGATAATGAAGGCCTAATTTTTCGAGGATTTTTTCGGCACTGCCGGTAAGTTCTTCCAACGCGTCAAACGATTTATCCGGGTGAGCAAATTGCACGAGCTCCACTTTATTAAATTGATGCTGACGGATAAGCCCTTTCACATCTTTCCCATAAGAACCCGCTTCGCTCCTAAAACAAGGCGTATACGCACACAAACGCAGCGGGAGCTGCTCTTCTTTTAAAATTTCATCACGGTAAATATTGGTTACCGGAACTTCGGCTGTGGGAATTAAATAGTGATTCGAATTTGTTTTGAAAAGATCGGCTTCAAATTTAGGAAGCTGGCCAGTACCATACAAACTATCGGCAATAGCCATAAAAGGCGGGAGCACTTCTTCATACCCATGTTCTTTGCGATGGGTTTCGAGCATAAAATTGATAAGAGCACGTTCTAAACGAGCGGCCAAACCGCGATACAGTGTAAAGCGAGCACCCGCAATTTTAGCACCACGATCAAAATCGAGAATTTTTAAACTTTCACCAATTTCAATATGGTCTTTGGGTTTAAAACTAAATTCAGGTTTTTTCCCCCATACTTTTACTTCTTTATTCCCTTCCAAATCGGCCCCTACAGGAACAGACGCATCGGGTACGTTGGGAATCACGGATAAAAGTTTATTGAGCTCGTCTTCAATAGACGTCATGTCGGCAGAAAGGGCTTTTACCCGGTCAGCCACTTTTTTCATCTCGGCCATAATCCCGCTGGTGTCGCGCTTTTCCTTATTGGCCATGGCAATTTCTTTAGATTTATTATTTTGTTCGGCTCTGAGCGTATCAAACTCCACCTGCAGCGCTTTGCGTTTGTTGTTCAAATCAAAAAGCCCGCTCGTATCCAGATCCGATCCACGGTTTTTGAGAGCTTGTTTAAAAGCGGCTTCGTTGTCTAAAATCCATTTTATATCTAACATGATTCATTCCTCGATTTGTAGGGGCAGGGCTTGCCCTGCCCGGGCGCAGCAAGCAGCACCCCTACCCGGTTACAACTTTTATCGATTCATACGTGACATCGAGTAAAAAATCAATTTCTTCTATAGTGAGTGATAAAGGCGGCATCAATACAATCACTGGGCCCAAGGGACGAAGAATCACGCCCTTTTCCCGCGCGTTCATAATCACTTTAATCCCTGCTTTTTCTTTAAGTTCGTAAGCGATCTTTTTTTGCACATCTTTCATGAGTTCAATCCCCACCATAAACCCACGTTGACGGATATCGGCCACAACAGGGATATCTTTGAAACGCTCAAGCCCTTTGGTGAGATGAGTAATTTTAGGCTGAAGCTTTTCAATCGTCTTTTCGTTCTCAAAAATTTCTAGATTAGCAATCCCAGCCGCACAGGCTAAGGGATTACCGGTATAGGTATGACCATGAAAAAATGTTTTGAGCTCTTCGTATTTATACTTAAACGCGTCATAAATTTTTTGCGTGGTGAGTGTAACAGCGAGCGGTAAATAACCGCCGGTGATCCCTTTAGCCGCACATAAAATATCGGGCTCTATCTTATCATGCTCGCAGGCAAACATTTTTCCTGTTCTACCAAAACCGGTGGCTACTTCATCCACAATAAGGAGCACATTGTGTTTAGTACAAGCCTCGCGCAACTTCGTCAAAAATCCTTCCGGCTGTGTGAGCATCCCCGCTGCCCCTTGAATAACGGGTTCGATGATAACCGCCGCTAATTCATGATGATGTTTTTCGATGAGGCTCACGGCATTGTCAAAATTGGCATGCAATGCGCTGAACAGGAGCGGCTTGTAAATGGCATGAAATAAATCCATCCCACCCACACTGACAGAGCCAATCGTATCGCCATGATAGGCATTATTGAACGAGAGAAACTTAGTTTTTTGAGTATTCCCCCCACCCTGCTGCCAATACTGAAAGGCGATCTTGAGAGCAATTTCAACAGATGTAGAACCACTATCGGAGTAAAAAACTTTTTTAAGATTTTGGGGAACAAATTTGAGTAATTTTTCGGCAAATTCCACGGCCGGTACGTTTGATAAACCCAATAAAGTGGAATGCGACACTTTATCTACCTGTGCTTTAATGGCGTCATTAATTTCTTTTTTATTGTGGCCATGAACAGTAACCCAGAGGGACGAAATTCCATCGAGATATTTTTTCCCCTCAATATCAAACAGATAATTCCCCTCGCCCCGCTCGATAATAAGTGGCGTTTCGGTTTCGTAATCATACATCTGGGTAAACGGATGCCAGATGTTTTGGCGATCGCTGTCTTGAAGTTTTTTTACGTCTTTCATAATCCCAAGTCTTTCAAAGCCTTTAAACACAAATCCAATTGCTCTTTAGTATGTGTTGCCATCACCGTAAAACGAATACGCGAAGAACCCTCGGCTACTGTTGGAGGCCTAATCCCTTGCGCCCAAATTCCTTTTTCAAAAAGTTTTTGAGAAAGCTCCATCGTTTTTTGCGCATCACCAACAAGCACAGGAATAATGGGCGAAACAGCTTCTTTCTTAAAGTAACGCACATTTTCCCATAATTTTTGTGTCATAGAAGCATCACTCTGAAGCAAGTTAATCGCTGCCTGCGAAGCCGCCAGCACGGAAGGTGGCAGCGAGGTACTAAAAATAAAAGTACGCGCTTTGTTAATA from bacterium harbors:
- the bioA gene encoding adenosylmethionine--8-amino-7-oxononanoate transaminase, with amino-acid sequence MKDVKKLQDSDRQNIWHPFTQMYDYETETPLIIERGEGNYLFDIEGKKYLDGISSLWVTVHGHNKKEINDAIKAQVDKVSHSTLLGLSNVPAVEFAEKLLKFVPQNLKKVFYSDSGSTSVEIALKIAFQYWQQGGGNTQKTKFLSFNNAYHGDTIGSVSVGGMDLFHAIYKPLLFSALHANFDNAVSLIEKHHHELAAVIIEPVIQGAAGMLTQPEGFLTKLREACTKHNVLLIVDEVATGFGRTGKMFACEHDKIEPDILCAAKGITGGYLPLAVTLTTQKIYDAFKYKYEELKTFFHGHTYTGNPLACAAGIANLEIFENEKTIEKLQPKITHLTKGLERFKDIPVVADIRQRGFMVGIELMKDVQKKIAYELKEKAGIKVIMNAREKGVILRPLGPVIVLMPPLSLTIEEIDFLLDVTYESIKVVTG
- the serS gene encoding serine--tRNA ligase, which produces MLDIKWILDNEAAFKQALKNRGSDLDTSGLFDLNNKRKALQVEFDTLRAEQNNKSKEIAMANKEKRDTSGIMAEMKKVADRVKALSADMTSIEDELNKLLSVIPNVPDASVPVGADLEGNKEVKVWGKKPEFSFKPKDHIEIGESLKILDFDRGAKIAGARFTLYRGLAARLERALINFMLETHRKEHGYEEVLPPFMAIADSLYGTGQLPKFEADLFKTNSNHYLIPTAEVPVTNIYRDEILKEEQLPLRLCAYTPCFRSEAGSYGKDVKGLIRQHQFNKVELVQFAHPDKSFDALEELTGSAEKILEKLGLHYRRMVLCTGDMGFGSAKTYDLEVWLPGQNAYREISSCSNFVDFQARRLKTRFKDKDGKNKLVHTLNGSGLAVGRTLVAILENYQQADGTVKVPEALVPFMDGVTVIGSV